One genomic segment of Ricinus communis isolate WT05 ecotype wild-type chromosome 5, ASM1957865v1, whole genome shotgun sequence includes these proteins:
- the LOC107262166 gene encoding auxin-responsive protein SAUR50 produces MAMRKSNKLPQTAALKQILRRCSSFGKKHGYDQESGLPDDVPKGHFAVYVGQNRSRYIVPISWLDHPEFQNLLQRAEEEFGFKHDMGLTIPCEEVVFRSLTAMIR; encoded by the coding sequence ATGGCTATGAGGAAATCAAACAAGCTTCCTCAAACAGCAGCTCTAAAGCAAATCCTCAGAAGATGCTCGAGTTTTGGAAAGAAACATGGATATGATCAAGAATCTGGCCTTCCTGATGATGTGCCAAAGGGTCATTTTGCTGTCTATGTTGGCCAAAACAGAAGTAGATACATTGTTCCGATTTCATGGTTGGATCATCCTGAGTTTCAGAACTTGCTTCAAAGAGCTGAAGAAGAATTTGGGTTTAAACACGACATGGGTCTTACCATTCCCTGTGAAGAAGTTGTTTTCCGCTCTCTAACAGCAATGATCAGATAA